The following proteins come from a genomic window of Methanobacterium formicicum:
- a CDS encoding DUF5379 family protein: MDIEIKLVSIHTVLAIVAGAISYLLYIGAIAGLKNEFLAVFAGLIILYLGGQLCERLFGKEEVGGMSGWLWNGIVPFFFVWILVWVILYNL, translated from the coding sequence ATGGACATTGAAATCAAGCTAGTTAGTATACATACTGTACTTGCTATAGTGGCCGGAGCAATATCATACTTACTGTACATTGGCGCAATAGCCGGACTGAAAAATGAATTCCTTGCAGTCTTCGCCGGACTTATAATCCTTTATCTGGGTGGTCAGCTTTGTGAACGACTCTTTGGAAAGGAAGAAGTTGGTGGGATGAGCGGATGGCTCTGGAACGGTATTGTACCCTTCTTCTTTGTGTGGATATTGGTATGGGTCATTCTCTACAATCTGTAA
- a CDS encoding DUF2070 family protein has protein sequence MSAVDNITDLSKYLVTLPPSRISILCMTFLSFLTGAIAAYLEPLSSIFDSIVYGGSAGFLIFGLTSIMDGAITQPVINAMEGRHMKMKQSMFVSLLTMVLVALVYIVGSLVSTFTVYSYIIDALILGCVLAFGVRIFIIWGTSNIGAIRSILVSAIQPVLILSMVVVIVFLTSITTNIGSFSILAVALKGIIAGLILMIAIYSFMLVIESPIKRNLGVGGLELLSLFIAQYSEGSRAMETLFEDMGEPIDTLVGVVSFKGENGIKGLFVSPCVHPGPVGNIGGGNMPTVLAKSLEPFTMVSHGPSTHDFNPVSSQEICKIKDVVLGALEDMEYSSTASKFMRVEHEDAKLGVQYFGNNLLLLATFAPLGFDDIDFGVGLALTKAAQAHTQAENVILVDCHNSFEGEKGRVLPGNPEVFQLMDAVEKIENPTECGIKMGCAHDTIPELSKRSGVGQSGVKVMVLEVEQQKTAYILIDGNNMIIGFRQELLQAVEELGLDHAEVMTTDTHFVNTLSGGHNPLGTKDRDILIEKVVECTKKALEDVETVEVGAKTMKLSNINTLGPTHATELVTTISSIVAVSRVVAPLVFVLALIFVFIWIFYWTF, from the coding sequence ATGTCGGCAGTCGATAACATTACTGACCTTTCCAAGTATCTGGTGACCCTTCCCCCTAGTAGAATATCCATTTTATGCATGACCTTCCTGAGCTTCCTAACTGGTGCCATTGCCGCCTATCTGGAACCTTTATCATCAATATTCGATAGTATTGTCTACGGAGGATCAGCGGGTTTCCTGATCTTTGGACTCACTTCCATCATGGATGGAGCCATTACCCAACCGGTGATCAACGCCATGGAAGGGCGGCACATGAAGATGAAGCAATCCATGTTCGTGTCCCTGTTAACCATGGTACTGGTGGCCCTGGTGTACATTGTGGGGAGCCTGGTTTCTACCTTCACTGTTTACAGTTATATCATTGATGCACTGATTTTAGGCTGTGTTCTAGCATTTGGAGTGCGTATATTCATTATTTGGGGTACTTCCAATATAGGGGCCATTAGATCTATTTTAGTATCCGCCATACAACCGGTTTTGATTCTGAGCATGGTGGTGGTTATAGTATTTTTAACCAGCATAACCACCAACATCGGATCATTCAGTATCCTGGCCGTGGCACTGAAGGGAATTATCGCCGGATTAATACTGATGATAGCCATTTACTCCTTTATGCTGGTAATCGAATCACCAATTAAACGGAACCTGGGAGTGGGTGGTCTGGAACTGTTATCCCTCTTTATCGCCCAGTACAGTGAAGGATCCCGGGCCATGGAAACACTCTTTGAGGATATGGGAGAACCAATAGATACCCTGGTGGGAGTGGTTAGTTTTAAAGGTGAAAATGGTATTAAAGGATTGTTCGTATCCCCCTGTGTCCACCCTGGACCAGTGGGAAACATTGGAGGGGGAAATATGCCCACTGTACTGGCCAAAAGCTTGGAACCATTCACCATGGTCAGCCACGGCCCATCCACCCATGACTTTAACCCGGTGAGTTCCCAGGAGATCTGTAAAATCAAAGATGTAGTCCTGGGGGCCCTGGAGGACATGGAATACTCCTCCACTGCCAGTAAATTCATGCGGGTGGAACATGAAGATGCCAAGCTGGGAGTCCAGTACTTCGGCAATAACCTACTGCTCCTGGCCACCTTCGCCCCCCTGGGATTTGATGATATTGATTTCGGTGTTGGTCTGGCCCTTACCAAGGCAGCACAGGCCCACACCCAGGCAGAAAACGTGATACTGGTAGACTGCCATAACTCCTTTGAAGGAGAAAAGGGAAGGGTGCTACCGGGTAACCCTGAAGTATTCCAGCTGATGGACGCGGTGGAAAAAATAGAAAACCCAACTGAATGCGGGATCAAAATGGGATGTGCTCATGATACCATCCCGGAATTAAGTAAAAGGAGTGGTGTGGGTCAAAGTGGAGTTAAAGTCATGGTTCTAGAGGTGGAACAACAAAAAACAGCCTACATACTTATAGATGGTAACAACATGATCATTGGCTTCCGGCAGGAGCTGCTCCAGGCTGTGGAAGAACTGGGACTGGACCATGCCGAGGTAATGACCACGGACACCCACTTCGTTAACACCCTTTCTGGTGGTCACAACCCCCTGGGAACTAAAGACCGGGATATATTAATAGAAAAAGTGGTGGAGTGCACCAAAAAGGCTTTAGAAGATGTGGAAACCGTGGAAGTTGGTGCTAAAACCATGAAACTATCCAACATCAACACCCTGGGCCCCACCCACGCCACGGAACTGGTGACCACCATCAGTTCCATAGTGGCCGTGAGCCGGGTAGTGGCCCCACTGGTCTTTGTACTGGCCCTGATCTTTGTATTCATCTGGATATTCTACTGGACATTCTAA
- the rqcH gene encoding ribosome rescue protein RqcH — MKAMSNVDLYAISHELNELLKDARVQKAYQPTRDTVIIRFHVPGKGRVDVAFQAGLRVHTTQYPPENPKVPPSFPMLLRKHLKNATVREVRQHNFDRILEIDIQKEHRFTLVVELFSQGNIILLDEENRIILPLKHRHAQGRKITSKEEYHYPAERGIHPLNVELDDLKELFENSDSDLIRTLARSGLGGMYSEEIILRSGVDKKLPAKEVSESDIELLYQNMVELFQPLKTFQFQPQIVREVGENESEENQGKSPKKKGKEDVLPLDILTYQNYQKERFDTFNQAADEFYSGKVGADIKKEQEDVWAKQVGKYEKRLRIQEETLEGFQKTIVETKKKGDLLYSHYSEVQNLLDIIHQAREKYSWMEIASTLKKARKEGMKEAQIIESMDKMGVLTLNLEGEQVIVDANLEIPENTEKYYNKGKKAKRKIKGVNIAIERTKKDVERMRNKRELALERVQVPQKRVRRELKWFEKLRWFLSSDGFLVIGGRDAGTNELVVKRYLDNQDIYLHSDIHGAPSVVIKKGEAESIPESTIQEAGSLAASFSSAWTKGYASQDVYWVHPDQVSKTPQSGEFVARGAFIIRGSRNYLRGIPLKIAVGLVDYEGERIMAGPVESVSKHTDNYVVLKPGFTKKEEIARAVKRKIDPEKILTLEDVIRVLPSGKCDFI; from the coding sequence ATGAAAGCCATGTCCAACGTTGATCTTTACGCCATTTCTCATGAACTCAATGAACTCCTTAAAGATGCCCGAGTCCAGAAAGCATACCAACCCACCAGGGATACCGTTATCATAAGGTTCCATGTCCCTGGAAAGGGACGGGTAGACGTAGCATTTCAGGCCGGTTTAAGGGTGCATACCACTCAGTATCCTCCTGAAAACCCCAAAGTGCCACCATCGTTTCCCATGCTCCTGCGTAAGCACCTGAAAAATGCCACAGTGCGGGAGGTCCGGCAGCATAACTTTGATCGTATCCTGGAAATTGACATCCAGAAGGAACATCGCTTCACTCTGGTTGTTGAACTTTTCTCCCAGGGTAATATAATACTTTTGGATGAAGAGAACCGGATTATACTACCCCTGAAACACCGTCATGCCCAGGGCCGGAAAATAACCTCTAAGGAAGAATACCATTACCCGGCAGAAAGGGGAATACATCCTCTGAATGTGGAACTGGACGATTTAAAGGAATTATTTGAGAATTCTGATTCTGATCTTATCCGCACCCTGGCCCGTAGTGGTCTGGGGGGAATGTACTCCGAAGAAATAATCCTGCGCTCCGGTGTGGATAAAAAACTACCAGCCAAGGAAGTAAGTGAAAGTGATATTGAACTCCTTTACCAGAACATGGTGGAGCTCTTCCAGCCCCTTAAAACCTTCCAGTTCCAGCCCCAGATCGTCCGGGAAGTAGGGGAAAATGAAAGTGAAGAAAATCAGGGGAAATCCCCCAAAAAGAAGGGTAAAGAGGATGTTCTGCCCCTGGATATTTTAACCTACCAAAATTACCAGAAAGAACGCTTTGACACCTTTAACCAGGCCGCGGATGAGTTCTACAGTGGAAAGGTAGGAGCAGATATCAAGAAAGAACAGGAGGATGTCTGGGCTAAACAAGTAGGTAAATACGAGAAAAGGCTCCGCATACAGGAAGAAACTCTGGAAGGTTTCCAGAAGACCATAGTTGAAACCAAGAAGAAGGGAGATCTTCTCTACTCCCATTACTCGGAAGTTCAGAACCTCCTGGACATTATCCACCAGGCCCGGGAGAAGTACTCCTGGATGGAAATTGCCTCCACCCTGAAGAAGGCACGTAAAGAGGGGATGAAAGAGGCCCAGATCATTGAATCCATGGATAAGATGGGTGTGCTCACCCTTAACCTGGAGGGGGAGCAAGTGATTGTGGACGCCAACCTGGAGATACCGGAAAATACCGAGAAATATTACAACAAGGGTAAAAAGGCCAAACGGAAGATCAAGGGGGTTAACATAGCCATCGAGCGCACCAAAAAAGATGTGGAGAGAATGAGGAATAAACGGGAACTGGCCCTGGAGAGGGTGCAGGTTCCCCAGAAAAGGGTGCGCCGGGAGCTTAAATGGTTTGAAAAACTGCGCTGGTTTCTGTCCTCAGATGGATTCCTGGTTATTGGTGGCCGGGATGCCGGTACCAATGAACTGGTGGTGAAACGTTACCTTGACAACCAGGATATCTACCTGCACTCAGATATACACGGAGCACCATCAGTAGTTATTAAAAAGGGTGAAGCAGAATCTATCCCGGAATCAACCATCCAGGAAGCAGGATCCCTGGCGGCATCATTCTCCAGTGCCTGGACCAAGGGTTACGCCTCCCAGGATGTGTACTGGGTCCACCCTGACCAGGTTTCCAAAACACCCCAGTCCGGAGAATTTGTGGCCCGGGGAGCGTTCATAATCAGGGGTAGCAGGAATTACCTCCGGGGAATACCTCTTAAAATAGCGGTGGGTTTAGTGGACTACGAAGGTGAACGTATAATGGCCGGTCCAGTGGAATCTGTGTCTAAACATACCGATAACTACGTGGTTCTAAAGCCAGGGTTCACCAAGAAAGAAGAAATTGCCCGGGCAGTTAAAAGAAAAATTGATCCAGAAAAGATCCTGACATTGGAAGATGTTATCCGAGTGTTACCGTCCGGTAAGTGTGATTTTATTTAA